A window from Fragaria vesca subsp. vesca linkage group LG5, FraVesHawaii_1.0, whole genome shotgun sequence encodes these proteins:
- the LOC101305173 gene encoding probable glycosyltransferase At3g42180-like, which produces MSSMSEKSRIPSKFISSLITVSGFLLILSSVFLLQSGNTSFIPRSVFELMLVNGTSVYFEPHAEKEPIKCSFLSSEVPQVDAIQPLKRMSESACQVSNPSKKVGSVGRKNMVCDSKQALLRVFMYDLPPEFHFGLLGWKEMENQTWPQHIPPYPGGLNLQHSIEYWLTLDILSSDNVNVVRPCTLVRVHNPREADFIFVPFFASLSYNRHSKLHEKEKVSVNKRLQDKLVQFLMGRNEWKRKGGKDHLIVAHHPNSMLDARKKLGSAMFVLADFGRYPAEIANLGKDIIAPYRHLVKTVPSSKSATFKERPILVYFRGAIYRKDGGVIRQELYYLLKDEKDVDFNFGSIGGNGVRKATQGMASSKFCLNIAGDTPSSNRLFDAIASHCVPVIISDEIEVPFEDVLDYSQFCIFVRGDDAIKKGYLLKLLRGINEEKWTKMWERLKEVVHHFEYQYPSLPGDAVDMIWQAVSRKISSVQFKYNRKRRYDRSQLV; this is translated from the exons ATGTCATCAATGTCAGAAAAGAGTAGGATTCCCTCAAAGTTCATTTCCTCCCTAATAACAGTTTCTGGGTTCCTTTTAATTCTTTCTTCTGTGTTCCTTCTTCAATCTGGCAATACATCTTTCATTCCCAGATCAGTGTTTGAGCTTATGCTTGTTAATGGCACATCTGTGTACTTTGAGCCCCATGCGGAAAAGGAACCTATTAAATGTTCTTTCCTCTCTTCTGAGGTTCCCCAAGTAGATGCTATACAACCCTTGAAAAGAATGAGTGAATCAGCTTGTCAAGTTTCCAATCCAAGCAAGAAAGTGGGATCTGTTGGTAGAAAGAACATGGTTTGTGACTCGAAGCAGGCTCTTTTGAGGGTATTTATGTATGACTTGCCTCCTGAATTTCACTTTGGGTTATTGGGTTGGAAAGAAATGGAGAATCAAACATGGCCACAGCACATCCCACCTTACCCAGGCGGGCTGAATTTACAGCACAGTATAGAATATTGGCTCACCCTTGATATTTTATCATCAGATAACGTAAATGTGGTTAGACCTTGTACATTAGTCAGGGTGCACAATCCAAGAGAAGCTGATTTTATTTTTGTGCCATTCTTCGCATCTCTGAGTTACAACCGGCATTCTAAACTTCATGAGAAGGAGAAAGTCAGTGTCAACAAGAGGTTGCAGGACAAGTTGGTGCAGTTTTTGATGGGCCGGAATGAATGGAAAAGAAAGGGTGGGAAAGATCATTTAATAGTTGCTCATCATCCAAATAGCATGTTGGATGCAAGAAAGAAATTGGGTTCTGCCATGTTCGTGCTTGCAGATTTTGGAAGATATCCTGCTGAAATAGCAAATCTTGGGAAGGATATAATCGCTCCTTACAGACATTTGGTGAAGACTGTTCCCAGTAGCAAATCAGCCACATTCAAGGAGCGTCCTATACTAGTGTATTTCCGAGGAGCAATATACAGAAAAGAT GGAGGAGTAATTCGACAAGAATTGTATTATCTTCTAAAAGATGAGAAAGATGTTGACTTCAATTTTGGTAGCATTGGAGGAAACGGTGTTCGCAAGGCAACCCAAGGAATGGCCTCATCGAAATTTTGCTTAAATATAGCTGGCGATACCCCATCCTCAAATCGCTTATTCGATGCCATTGCTAGTCATTGTGTTCCAGTGATAATCAGTGATGAGATTGAGGTACCATTTGAAGATGTCTTAGACTACTCACAGTTTTGCATATTTGTTCGTGGGGATGATGCTATAAAGAAGGGTTACCTGCTGAAACTTCTTCGAGGAATAAATGAAGAGAAGTGGACCAAAATGTGGGAAAGGTTGAAGGAAGTTGTACATCATTTCGAATATCAGTATCCCTCCCTGCCTGGCGATGCTGTTGATATGATTTGGCAGGCAGTTTCTCGCAAGATATCATCTGTACAATTTAAATATAACAGGAAGAGGAGATATGACAGGTCTCAACTTGTTTAA